The stretch of DNA GCACGACCGCGCTCACGGCTCGGTCTTCCCGGCCGTGGGGGCGCGAGGATTGAAGCGACAACGGGATATTCGCCGGACTGGTCTGGCTGCTGGAAGACACTTGAATAGGCTAGGCTAGCCTGGGCGCGATCCTTTATCAGTTGCTGACAGGCCGCCCGCCGTTTCAGGCGGCCACGCCATTGGAGACATTGCGCAAGGTTACCGAGCAAGAAGCGGAGCGGCCGAGCGCGATCAACGCGCGGGTCGATCGCGATTTGGAAACGATTTGTTTGAAGTGTCTCGAGAAAGCACCGGAACATCGTTTCACTTCGGCCGATGCTCTGGCGGAGGACTTGGAACGCTGGATCAATCACGAACCGATCTCGGCGCGGCCGGCCAGCGCCTGGGAACGCCTGCAAAAGTGGCGGAGGCGGAAGCCGGCCATGGCAGGCATGATCGGCCTGGTGGCGCTGGTAGCGGCCACGGGCTTCGGCGGCGTGCTCTGGCAATGGCGCAAGACGAAGCAATCGCTTATGAAATCCGAAACCAATCTTTACATCAACCGCATCGGCCGAGCCCAACGCGAACTCGCCGACGGCTACATCGGTTTCATGGAACAACTCCTGAATGATTGCCCGATCGCATTGCGCCAATGGGAATGGCATTACCTCCATCGCCTTTGCCAGGCGGATCACCGCACCATTGAGGCCGCGGGGGGCCACGGCAGACTTGGCCTTCAGCCACAACGGCGAGCGCCTCGCCGCCACCAGCACGATTTGGAAAGAGACTCTGCTCGGCAACGAGTCCTTCAAAGGATTAGTCGCACAGATCTGGGATGTCGGAAGCGGGCGAAAGTTGACGAGCTTTAACCTGCCGGTCAACTCGCCGGAAGATCGACAAGTTGAACTCGTCTTCGTTGCGGGTGACCGGCATTTGGCCGTGCGGACCGGGTCGGGTGAGGTGAGCGTGTGGAGCAATTGTGGGATTTGACTTCGGCGGAGCCGAACGTTCACAAATCGCTCAAGCATGATTCGTTGGTCACCGAGATTGCGCTCAGCTTCGATAATCGCTATTTGGCTACCGCAAGCGTGGATCACTTCGTGAGGGTCTGGGCGATCGAAAGTGGTGCGGCGGTCGCGACTTTCAAAGCCGGCCGAAGTTCTCCCGGCGCATACCAATGAAGTTCGGAGCGTGGCCATCAGTCCAGACGGTCGGTGTTTCGCATCCGCCAGCGCGGACCAAACCATTAAGCTTTGGGATGCGAGCAATCGCAAAGAACTCCTGACCATTCGCGGGCATGAAAGTGCCGTGAACGACGTGGCCTTTAGCCCAGGTGGAGCGTCTCTGGCCTCCGCCGGCGCCGACGGAACTGTAAAAGTTTGGAGCGTCAGCAATGGTACTCAGATCGTGAGTTTTCGAGGATACGCCGGTGATGGGGCGCTTTTCAAAATGGACCCAAGTTTGTTGAAACGGTATGACCTCACGCTTCCAACCAATGGGCCCATTCAAACACCCCCTCGTCAGTCCGGCGCACCCGGAGAGCAAGTTCTGCCGGCACCGGGGGCAGGTGCCACTCCAGAGGCTTCGAGAGTCGGCGCAAACGAGGACGGGGTAATCGCCGTTTCGTTCAGCGTTGACGGCAAAGTTTTGGCGTCGCTCAGCCGTAACGGTCTGCTCATTTGCGAAGCGACAACCGGTCAGGTGATTCGCCAAAGCAGCGAAGTGGACGCCAAGCGTTACAACAATGTGGCGTTCAGTCGCGATGGCTTGCTTATGGCCATCCCCCGGCACGGCACGAGACTAGCCACGATCGAGTTTCTAAACCCCAAGACCGCTGACGTAGTTGAGGAAGTGACAGACTATTTTTCTGAATTGGGACAACTTTTTGTGGGGTGTACTCGCGTTGCCTTCAGCGCGGATAGCCGATGGTTTGCCGCCGGAAATCACTTGGGGCATGTAAGAATCGCCAAGATGCCTGGAGGATTTCACCAGCTAGCCTCCTATCTCTTTTCCGGGGCGCCAAGAGTGAAACGCTGGCTCGAATCCGACTACATCACTTTCTCCGCCCACATTGGCTCCGTGACCGGCCTCGTATTCAGCCCGGAAGGGAACCGCCTGGCTTCGTCCAGCGAAGACGGAACGATCAAGATTTGGGATGCAAAGTCCGGACAGGAAATCCTGACGTTGCGCGGTCATACCGGCGGCGTAAACAGCGTGGCCTTCAGTCCGGATGGCCAGCGGCTTATTTCCGGCGGCACGGACGGAACAGTTCGGATTTGGGATGCGACTCCCGCAGGCTTTCAGAGTGCGAAACGCGCTCCTTGATTTCAGCTCCACGGCGCGGTGGAAGAAGCCCCGAGGGTGGCTCTGAACCGAGCAGTGCGGCGTCGCAGAAGCTTTGTCCCAATTGCCCGGGAAAGCCTGGTCGTCCGTAGCCAGCAGCCCGTAGTCCGTGGAGACGAAGATGGACGAACGCCCAACGACGGACTTTCATCAGTGCGAAGTCGTCAAGTTATTACCGATGGCCGTCCCAGAATTTGGACCCTTACGCCGAAGAGTTTTGGAGCAAGACCCGAAGGAAAACCCGCGACGCGAGGGCGAGGCGAATTTTTACCGCCGCCATGCGGTCAAGCTGGCGCCGAATGATCCGGAGGTTTTGAGGATCAGAGCGGAAGTTCAAGAGAAGATTGGAAAAATCGAAACACGCTGAGCTAACGATCAGCCTCAAAAGGGCAGTTGGTCCCGCCAAATCCGCGAAATCACGCGAACCCGGAGGACTTGCCCCTTCAAAGCCGATCGCTGTCCAGGTGAATCGCCGCCAGTGTCGAAGGCCGGTCGGCGTTGGCGTTGTTTGGCGTGTTTAGGGTCTGTGCAAAAATAAATTCCGGTTTTGCTGGAGGCGATTTCGCTTTCTGGCGAGGCACGACGAAGGAGCATAGCCAGGGCTCTGCGACTGAGGAGAAACGAAGCCAGAAAGCGAAATCGCCCCAGCCCTCCGGGGCGGGGCGGCACCTGGCCGGCTGCGGCGTTGCTCGTCGGTCACAGCCCCAAAACGGGGATGCTCCCTCCTGGCGCCTTGCATCCGGCCAGGCGGCGCTCCCGCCAAAACCGGAAGTTATTTTTGCACAGACCCTTAGCGGGCAACGGCCGTTCGTAGGATCATCACTTGGACCGTAAAACATTTCGCCGATGGCGATTGTCGGAAAAGGTGGTCGCCTCTCAACAAATGCGCAGGTGCGAAAGCGCGTCTTCGGAGTTTGACTTCAAGCGCGCTGCTCAATACGGTTTCGCCATGAAGGACGCCTCTACTGGAAAGCGCGCTGCAACCCCGGCGGACATCGTGCGTGTGGCTAGAAAGACCCACTGGCGTGACGTGAAACTTTCCACCGGGGAAACGGTGACTGCGGAAACGGCTCGATCCATCTTCGAAGACGCAGCGATGGCTCTCAAAGCGAAATCCCGCCGTCGCAAGCGCGCCCATGTCGCTGTCGCGTGACGACGTCTATCGCCTCATGGCCGCCGCCAGAGGTGACATTCCTGCCTCCGCCAAAATCAGAGAGGCGGCGTTGGCGCGATATCATGATTTGATCGAACAGTGGACCCGTCAGTTGCAACACGTCGAGCCGGGAGATTTGTCCATAACAAGGGAGTCTGTTCAAGAGACTGTTGAGGCGG from Verrucomicrobiota bacterium encodes:
- a CDS encoding WD40 repeat domain-containing protein, yielding MVRRSRLSKPAEVLPAHTNEVRSVAISPDGRCFASASADQTIKLWDASNRKELLTIRGHESAVNDVAFSPGGASLASAGADGTVKVWSVSNGTQIVSFRGYAGDGALFKMDPSLLKRYDLTLPTNGPIQTPPRQSGAPGEQVLPAPGAGATPEASRVGANEDGVIAVSFSVDGKVLASLSRNGLLICEATTGQVIRQSSEVDAKRYNNVAFSRDGLLMAIPRHGTRLATIEFLNPKTADVVEEVTDYFSELGQLFVGCTRVAFSADSRWFAAGNHLGHVRIAKMPGGFHQLASYLFSGAPRVKRWLESDYITFSAHIGSVTGLVFSPEGNRLASSSEDGTIKIWDAKSGQEILTLRGHTGGVNSVAFSPDGQRLISGGTDGTVRIWDATPAGFQSAKRAP